One Fusarium poae strain DAOMC 252244 chromosome 4, whole genome shotgun sequence DNA window includes the following coding sequences:
- the RBD2 gene encoding putative rhomboid protease (TransMembrane:6 (i20-39o69-88i100-119o125-143i155-179o185-206i)), giving the protein MRPRLQNFNALRARSYLTRLPLFTRLIALAIVALSIASLQPVWNLREWGALIPEEISITNAYRLSTFPLIHLNVIHAILNLLALTPLMERFETEHGTLTSLALFFGPLTSIPAVAYVLIERCIFRANHGVLGASMWVFTLLAMESIQTYKNNPHFVIGTVNIPTWTTPLIMSLVVAALIPGTSLLGHLCGIAIGYVAGFGYAKLLAPPEWGLRWVENRLNLLKILPHYVSIDKTTYGRFGVLPTTNRPGPSGSAATELVGTTQRLGP; this is encoded by the exons ATGCGACCTCGTCTTCAGAATTTCAACGCTTTACGGGCTCGATCCTACCTAACAAGACTACCACTATTCACTCGACTTATCGCGCTAGCTATCGTTGCTCTTTCAATCGCATCGCTGCAACCTGTGTGGAACTTGCGAGAATGGGGCGCTCTCATTCCCGAAGAGATCAGCATTACAAATG CATACCGACTGTCGACATTCCCGCTAATACACCTTAACGTCATCCATGCGATCCTTAACCTACTGGCGCTTACTCCTCTGATGGAGCGATTCGAGACCGAACATGGCACCCTGACGTCCCTTGCCCTGTTCTTTGGAC CGTTGACGTCTATACCTGCCGTTGCCTATGTGTTGATCGAGCGATGCATATTCCGAGCAAACCACGGAGTTCTGGGGGCCAG CATGTGGGTGTTTACCCTGTTGGCGATGGAGTCAATTCAAACATACAAGAACAACCCCCATTTCGTTATCGGCACAGTCAATATCCCAACATGGACAACCCCCTTAATAATGAGTTTGGTTGTGGCTGCGTTGATTCCCGGAACAAGTCTCTTGGGTCACCTTTGTGGTATCGCCATTGGCTATGTTG CTGGCTTTGGTTATGCCAAGCTTCTTGCACCCCCAGAATGGGGTCTTCGATGGGTTGAGAACCGACTCAATCTTCTTAAGATTCTCCCGCACTATGTCAGCATCGACAAGACAACATACGGCCGATTCGGTGTGTTGCCCACAACTAACCGTCCGGGCCCCAGTGGAAGCGCAGCGACAGAGCTTGTAGGCACGACCCAGCGTCTTGGACCTTAG
- a CDS encoding hypothetical protein (TransMembrane:7 (i20-41o364-384i413-434o446-468i480-504o524-546i558-579o)~BUSCO:13998at5125) translates to MSRLLSSALSLRRDPRILKLPPYLSFFCIAIGVIWLFLLPLNEYSRRTYISENALLPGQVHTYFGGSEQNIFRAYRHEVDDIVNKSNYEVNDRLDKILTGVGLKVGRQNYTYNSAGHEYSGQNLYAILQAPRGDATEAIVLVAAWKNVEKQLNRNGVSLALTLARYFKRWSLWSKDIILVFPPDSKTGTQAWVDAYHDAHNPDLVAPLPLKSGALQGALAIDYPQEQSFKSVHVIYDGPNGQLPNLDLINSIVNIAGGQMGISTSIQKMTKHTGTYPDRLQTMLRGMLNQGLGYSAGAHSSFIPYHVDAVTLQPYGEGWHDEMAMGRVIEGSFRSLNNLLEHLHQSFFFYLLMQTDRFVSIGTYLPSAMLIAANFTITAISLWVKSGQTSATEKSKGKDSAISIDATQAGRDLFVPLGVVAVCQGIAAVPLYTFNHLPASLLSPAFAGFSVLSAILPFTISRLLTLFAKPTIQHFQLTKSFSLLVLGMCLSTLATLNFSLAFLVGVLSSPLSFVQPVKNPALRWSLAGLLNLVAPPTVVYVAAQFWDISIADILKEASFGWNVWGMYTPVVVWCLWWPAWLVGMVNVFGEVAA, encoded by the exons ATGTCGCGACTTCTTT CATCAGCGCTCTCGCTACGGCGCGACCCTCGCATCCTGAAGCTACCTCCTTATTTGTCCTTCTTCTGCATCGCCATCGGTGTTATCTGGCTGTTTCTTCTACCCCTGAACGAATACTCGCGGCGAACATATATCTCAGAGAACGCTCTGTTGCCTGGACAAGTCCATACGTACTTCGGTGGAAGCGAACAAAATATCTTCCGCGCATACCGGcacgaggttgatgatattgtCAACAAGAGCAACTACGA GGTCAACGATAGGCTGGACAAGATTCTGACTGGTGTCGGACTCAAGGTTGGACGTCAGAACTACACCTACAACTCAGCTGGCCATGAGTACTCAGGACAAAATCTCTATGCTATCTTACAAGCTCCCCGCGGTGATGCTACAGAAGCTATAGTCTTGGTCGCTGCATGGAAAAACGTTGAGAAGCAGCTCAACCGTAACGGCGTATCTCTCGCTTTAACTCTTGCCCGTTACTTCAAAC GCTGGTCCCTGTGGTCCAAGGATATCATTCTCGTGTTTCCGCCCGATAGCAAGACAGGCACACAGGCTTGGGTAGACGCATACCATGATGCCCACAACCCTGACCTTGTGGCCCCCCTACCTCTCAAGTCCGGCGCTCTTCAAGGTGCTCTTGCTATCGACTACCCCCAGGAGCAAAGCTTCAAGTCTGTGCACGTAATCTACGACGGGCCCAATGGACAGCTTCCCAACCTCGATCTTATTAATTCCATAGTCAATATTGCTGGTGGCCAGATGGGTATCAGCACTTCTATCCAGAAGATGACAAAACACACAGGCACTTACCCCGATCGCCTTCAGACTATGCTACGTGGTATGCTTAACCAAGGCCTCGGCTACTCAGCAGGTGCCCACAGTAGCTTTATTCCCTATCACGTCGACGCCGTTACCCTCCAGCCTTATGGCGAAGGATGGCATGACGAAATGGCCATGGGCCGTGTGATTGAGGGCTCATTCCGGAGTTTGAACAACCTGCTTGAGCATCTGCACCAAAGTTTCTTCTTCTATTTATTGATGCAGACCGACCGGTTTGTCAGTATTGGAACTTACCTTCCAAGTGCCATGCTGATTGCCGCCAACTTTACCATCACGGCTATCTCTCTATGGGTAAAGAGCGGCCAGACGTCGGCGACAGAGAAGTCCAAGGGAAAAGACTCGGCCATTTCGATTGATGCGACACAAGCCGGAAGAGATCTATTCGTTCCGCTGGGTGTCGTTGCTGTTTGCCAAGGCATCGCAGCCGTGCCTCTATACACCTTCAACCACCTTCCTGCCAGC TTACTCTCTCCTGCGTTTGCCGGCTTCTCCGTCTTGTCTGCCATCCTTCCCTTCACCATCTCTCGCCTCTTAACACTGTTTGCCAAGCCTACAATCCAGCACTTTCAGCTCACAAAGTCTTTCTCTTTGCTCGTTCTCGGAATGTGCCTCTCGACTCTGGCTACCCTCAACTTCTCTCTCGCTTTCCTCGTCGGGGTGCTCTCTAGCCCGCTGAGTTTTGTCCAGCCTGTGAAGAACCCAGCCCTTCGCTGGTCTTTGGCCGGGTTGCTTAACCTGGTGGCCCCACCCACGGTAGTGTATGTCGCAGCCCAATTTTGGGATATCAGCATAGCAGACATATTAAAGGAGGCGAGCTTTGGGTGGAATGTTTGGGGTATGTACACGCCCGTTGTGGTTTGGTGTCTTTGGTGGCCTGCTTGGCTCGTGGGCATGGTCAACGTTTTTGGAGAGGTGGCTGCTTAA
- a CDS encoding hypothetical protein (BUSCO:28571at5125) produces the protein MSNDAIADFLSEQRDEAPEELQPLILDFENFWERKLWHQLTDALIDFFSHPESAPQRLQFYRVFILKFADKINQLKLVDLALKAATECDEDEERLSFLQSVAKKVDNENSQDAYVFALVAVAQAKLDLEELDGARKDLDTAERILDSFDSVENVVHAAFYDANAIYYQRKMDFSNYYRTALLYLACIDISELSPEERHKRAYHLSIAALVSTSIYNFGELLLHPILDVLAKSEHSWMRDLLFAFNRGDLAAYDQLSDRVDSHKLLKSNSTHLHQKIYLSALTEAVFRRAPHDRTLTFATISQETKVRPEEIEHLIMKALSLGLLRGTIDQVDGVAQITWVQPKVLDMKQIAAMRQRLLDWDSSVNQLGNWIESAGKDVWAA, from the exons ATGAGTAACGACGCTATTGCCGACTTTCTTTCCGAGCAGAGAGATGAAGCTCCCGAAGAGTTGCAGCCTCTCATTCTCGACTTCGAGAACTTCTGGGAACGAAAGCTCTGGCACCAGCTTACTGATGCCCTCATCGATTTCTTCAGCCACCCCGAGAGCGCCCCCCAAAGACTACAATTCTACAGAGTCTTTATTCTCAAGTTCGCCGATAAAATTAATCAGTTGAAGCTTGTGGACCTAGCATTGAAGGCAGCAACAGAGTGCGATG AGGACGAggagcgcctttccttcctACAGTCAGTCGCCAAAAAGGTGGACAACGAGAACTCTCAAGATGCCTACGTCTTCGCTCTAGTTGCCGTCGCCCAAGCAAAGCTAGACTTGGAGGAACTAGACGGGGCGCGTAAGGATCTTGATACAGCCGAGAGAATATTGGACTCGTTTGATTCTGTTGAGAATGTTGTCCACGCTGCTTTCTATGACGCAAACGCTATCTACTATCAG CGCAAGATGGACTTTTCCAACTACTACCGCACCGCCCTTCTCTATCTTGCATGTATCGATATCAGCGAGCTTTCCCCCGAGGAGCGACACAAGCGGGCCTATCACCTCAGCATTGCTGCTCTTGTCTCGACCAGCATCTACAACTTCGGAGAACTCCTCCTTCACCCTATTCTCGACGTCCTCGCCAAGAGCGAGCACTCTTGGATGCGAGATCTGCTTTTTGCCTTCAACCGTGGCGATCTCGCAGCTTATGATCAGTTGTCGGATCGAGTTGATTCCCACAAACTTCTTAAGAGCAACTCGACGCATCTTCACCAGAAAATCTACCTTTCTGCCCTTACTGAGGCCGTCTTCCGTCGTGCGCCCCACGACCGCACCCTTACTTTTGCCACTATTTCTCAGGAGACCAAGGTTCGTCCAGAGGAGATTGAACATCTCATCATGAAGGCTCTGAGCCTTGGTTTGCTGCGAGGCACCATTGACCAGGTAGATGGTGTTGCACAAATCACTTGGGTTCAACCCAAGGTGCTCGACATGAAACAAATTGCCGCAATGCGTCAGCGACTACTTGACTGGGACTCGAGCGTCAACCAACTGGGTAACTGGATCGAGTCGGCTGGCAAGGATGTATGGGCCGCGTAG
- the NUO40 gene encoding NADH-ubiquinone oxidoreductase 40 kDa subunit (BUSCO:28711at5125) — MVSPLLAARVARKAAFNVAGKRFLSDISITRTGKPIMRVEGGRSSLGGHTVTVFGATGQLGRYIVNRLARQGCTVVVPYREEMAKRHLKVTGDLGRVVFIEHDLRNTPSIEASVRHSDAVFNLIGRDYPTKNFSLEDVHIEGTERIVEAVCKYDVDRYIHVSSHSANSQSTSEFYRTKGRAEEVARSLFPETTIVRPAPIFGFEDNLLLKLAGVTNLFTSNNMQEKFYPVHSIDVGAALEKIFFDDTTAGQTFELYGPKKYSMEEISVMVDKEIYKQRRHVNVPKAILKPVAELLNKVLWWHTLSADEVEREFLDQVIDPKAKTFKDLGIEPGDIINFTYHYLQGFRSQNFYDLPPATEKEKREEKKYIHVLDEL; from the exons ATGGTTTCGCCTCTACTTGCTGCGCGGGTAGCCCGCAAGGCTGCTTTCAATGTCGCCGGCAAGCGATTCCTTTCTGATATTTCCATTACTCGAACTGGCAAGCCTATCATGCGTGTTGAGGGTGGCCG ctCATCCCTTGGAG GTCATACCGTTACCGTATTTGGCGCAACTGGCCAATTAGGACGATACATTGTTAACCGACTGG CTCGCCAGGGATGTACTGTTGTCGTTCCGTACCGTGAGGAGATGGCCAAGCGTCATCTCAAAGTTACTGGAGATCTCGGTCGTGTTGTCTTCATC GAGCACGATCTTCGAAACACCCCTTCAATCGAGGCCAGTGTGCGACACTCGGATGCTGTTTTCAACCTGATCGGCCGTGATTATCCAACCAA GAACTTTTCCTTGGAGGATGTGCACATTGAGGGTACCGAGCGAATCGTTGAGGCCGTCTGCAAGTATGATGTCGACCGATATATCCACGTTTCGTCCCATAGTGCCAACTCTCAATCCACCTCGGAATTCTACCGTACAAAG GGCCGAGCTGAGGAGGTTGCCCGCAGCCTTTTCCCAGAGACCACCATCGTCCGCCCTGCCCCCATCTTTGGTTTCGAGGACAACCTCCTGCTGAAGCTAGCTGGTGTTACGAACCTTTTCACTTCCAATAATATGCAAGAGAAGTTCTACCCCGTTCAC TCGATTGATGTCGGCGCTGCTCTTGAGAAGATCTTCTTCGACGACACCACTGCTGGACAGACCTTCGAGCTTTACGGACCCAAGAAGTACAGCATGGAGGAAATTTCCGTCATGGTTGACAAGGAGATTTACAAGCAGCGACGACACGTTAACGTGCCAAAGGCTATTCTGAAGCCTGTTGCTGAGCTGCTGAACAAGGTGCTTTGGTGGCACACTCTGTCAGCTGATGAGGTTGAGAGAGAATTCTTGGACCAAGTCATCGACCCCAAGGCAAAGACCTTCAAAGACCTCGGCATCGAGCCTGGTgacatcatcaacttcaccTACCACTATCTG CAAGGATTCCGAAGTCAGAACTTTTACGACCTTCCCCCTGCGacagagaaggagaagcgggaagagaagaagtacaTCCACGTCCTGGATGAATTGTAA
- a CDS encoding hypothetical protein (MEROPS:MER0001877~BUSCO:15412at5125) produces the protein MSARPTTPASPKNVRVKSPVPGLPMFGCEHIQLLLSKNQEVMNSSITHYKLILRGIFDATPIVPQTSTLDGRPVTSLTSNYLCLQCPSTVTEEERLRHGTKKQHRFYVDSRSGCLYCQICDDYIWDPTLEELRVRKIGTGSFSGRKRKHDELFTGSFKDDPRFISNNTNTASCRANGLRGIYNAGATCYQNVVLQSFLHNPLLRNFYLSDGHQSSDCQVPHCLSCAMDDMFQDFYALETTNGYTAANILSGFWISEKKAFENLVTTKEQDAHEFFQFLAEELHERNGDGKKPEIGSEHSCNCIMHQTFYGKMQTTTTCQNCSGQSNSIQSFLDLSLGLENVVQKKSKRTGQKKPTVSLQDCLDEEYIKYDKCEYRCNNCNGTQQAKRHTSIKRLPNVLSIQLKRFEYRHGRHDRAASKVDNEVKFPLQLNMMPYTNRVRNHDSRESLELERSCTYDLLSVVVHVGELDTGHYTSYCRVGDQQSGSSSMITK, from the exons ATGTCCGCACGGCCAACAACTCCAGCCTCTCCTAAGAATGTCAGGGTGAAGTCGCCGGTTCCTGGACTGCCCATGTTTGGCTGCG AACACATACAACTCCTCCTGAGCAAAAACCAGGAGGTCATGAACAGTTCTATTACACACTACAAGTTGATTCTCCGCGGAATCTTTGATGCGACACCGATCGTTCCTCAGACCTCGACACTAGACGGCCGACCCGTCACATCGCTCACCTCGAATTACCTCTGCCTGCAGTGTCCGTCAACCGTAACTGAAGAAGAACGCTTGAGACATGGGACTAAAAAACAGCATCGATTCT ATGTCGACTCCAGAAGTGGCTGCCTTTATTGTCAGATATGCGACGATTATATTTGGGATCCAACTCTTGAGGAGCTACGGGTGAGAAAGATAGGAACGGGTTCTTTTTCTG GCCGAAAGAGGAAACACGACGAGTTATTCACGGGTTCTTTTAAGGATGATCCGCGGTTTATTTCTAACAATACAAACACGGCTTCATGCCGAGCCAACGGCCTACGTGGCATCTACAACGCCGGTGCCACCTGCTATCAGAATGTCGTTCTACAGAGCTTCCTGCACAATCCTTTGCTTAGGAATTTCTATCTCAGCGATGGTCACCAGAGCAGTGACTGCCAGGTTCCTCATTGTTTGAGCTGTGCCATGGATGACATGTTTCAAGATTTCTATGCTTTAGAGACAACCAATGGCTACACCGCTGCCAACATCTTGTCGGGGTTCTGGATTTCGGAGAAAAAGGCATTCGAGAATCTTGTGACCACCAAGGAACAAGATGCCCACGAGTTCTTTCAGTTCTTGGCTGAAGAGCTCCACGAGCGTAACGGAGATGGTAAAAAGCCAGAGATCGGCAGTGAGCATAGTTGCAACTGCATTATGCATCAGACATTTTATGGTAAGATGCAAACAACAACGACATGCCAGAACTGTTCTGGCCAAAGCAACTCTATCCAATCATTCTTGGACTTGAGCTTAGGCCTCGAAAACGTCGTTCAAAAGAAGAGTAAAAGAACGGGACAGAAGAAGCCTACTGTCTCTTTGCAGGATTGCCTCGATGAGGAATACATCAAGTACGACAAGTGCGAGTATCGGTGCAACAACTGCAATGGGACCCAACAAGCGAAACGACACACCAGCATAAAGCGGCTGCCCAATGTGCTGTCGATACAACTCAAG CGTTTTGAGTACAGGCATGGTCGACACGATCGCGCTGCCTCCAAGGTTGATAACGAAGTCAAGTTCCCGCTACAACTCAATATGATGCCCTACACTAATCGGGTTCGAAATCACGACAGCCGAGAAAGCCTTGAGCTAGAGCGGTCTTGTACGTATGATCTACTCAGCGTCGTGGTACACGTCGGTGAGCTGGACACTGGCCATTACACATCGTACTGTCGAGTTGGCGATCAA CAAAGTGGTTCAAGTTCAATGATCACAAAGTAG